The Tistrella bauzanensis genome includes a region encoding these proteins:
- a CDS encoding ABC transporter substrate-binding protein: MGALVLALAPALMAPATAGAAEPTTISFMEPIHSLFYAPLYVADGKGFFADHGIKVDFGVSQGSDKATAALLSGSADIVLVGPETAIYIAGGRSPVKTRIFSGLTATDGSFLMAHDDTPGVGADGGFDWSGLKGARIMSWRKGSAPGLFMEAALRKAGLDPETDVELITNTAIPARVGAFMAGTADYGTFFEPDVSRIEVEGKGRAVANVGNAVGPIDYTVFVATEPFIDQNPALIQGWTDAIAQGLAWTATADPATVADVLAPYFPGVDTGLIADSVVRHRSAGIWKATPLVEPAAIDSLQTLLVDAGILKPDARVAYEDVVAPAFARAAAK; encoded by the coding sequence ATGGGCGCGCTTGTCCTGGCCCTGGCGCCGGCGCTGATGGCGCCGGCAACCGCCGGTGCCGCGGAGCCGACCACGATCAGCTTCATGGAGCCGATCCATTCGCTGTTCTATGCGCCGCTCTACGTGGCCGACGGCAAGGGCTTTTTCGCCGATCACGGCATCAAGGTCGATTTCGGGGTCTCGCAGGGCAGCGACAAGGCAACGGCGGCCCTGCTGTCGGGATCGGCCGATATCGTGCTGGTCGGGCCGGAAACCGCGATTTATATCGCCGGCGGCCGCTCGCCGGTGAAGACCCGGATCTTCAGCGGCCTCACCGCCACCGACGGATCGTTCCTGATGGCGCATGACGACACGCCCGGTGTCGGCGCCGATGGCGGCTTCGACTGGTCGGGCCTGAAGGGCGCCCGGATCATGTCGTGGCGCAAGGGCAGCGCGCCGGGCCTGTTCATGGAAGCGGCCTTGCGCAAGGCGGGGCTGGACCCGGAAACCGATGTCGAGCTGATCACCAACACAGCGATCCCGGCGCGGGTGGGGGCGTTCATGGCCGGCACCGCCGATTATGGCACCTTCTTCGAGCCCGACGTGTCGCGGATCGAGGTCGAGGGCAAGGGCCGGGCGGTGGCGAATGTCGGCAACGCCGTGGGGCCGATCGATTACACCGTGTTCGTCGCGACCGAACCGTTCATCGACCAGAACCCGGCGCTCATCCAGGGCTGGACCGATGCCATCGCCCAGGGTCTGGCCTGGACGGCAACCGCCGATCCGGCCACGGTCGCCGATGTTCTGGCCCCCTATTTCCCGGGCGTCGACACCGGGTTGATCGCCGACAGTGTGGTGCGCCATCGCAGCGCCGGGATCTGGAAAGCCACGCCGCTGGTCGAGCCGGCCGCCATCGACAGCCTTCAGACCCTGCTGGTCGATGCCGGCATCCTGAAGCCGGATGCGCGCGTCGCCTATGAGGATGTGGTGGCGCCGGCCTTCGCCAGGGCGGCCGCGAAATGA
- a CDS encoding cysteine hydrolase, which yields MHDYVMPEWAMSRVVARQGAALVHDRVPAAETALVVIDLQSWFMEPGMPAEVPAARGIVGNVNRLAAALRAAGGTVVWVRTLFTEQALAELSHFHHVLMLPDRMRARSAALHEQAAPSFLWPDLDVQPDDLVVGKTRYSAFIQGASDLHAQLQARGITAVAVAGTMTNVCCDSTARDAMMLNYRTTMVSDANASLTAEEHAGALTHFALQFGDVTTTDALVARWQAPAGAISCP from the coding sequence ATGCATGATTATGTGATGCCGGAATGGGCAATGAGCCGGGTGGTCGCCCGTCAGGGCGCGGCACTGGTCCATGATCGGGTGCCGGCTGCCGAGACGGCACTGGTGGTCATCGATCTTCAGTCGTGGTTCATGGAACCGGGCATGCCGGCCGAGGTGCCGGCCGCCCGCGGCATCGTCGGCAATGTCAACCGGCTGGCGGCGGCGCTGCGCGCGGCCGGCGGCACGGTGGTCTGGGTGCGGACGCTGTTCACCGAACAGGCGCTGGCCGAGCTGTCCCATTTCCACCACGTGCTGATGCTGCCCGATCGGATGCGGGCGCGATCGGCGGCCCTGCACGAACAGGCGGCACCGTCCTTCCTGTGGCCGGATCTGGATGTGCAGCCCGACGATCTGGTGGTCGGCAAAACCCGTTACAGCGCCTTCATTCAGGGGGCATCCGATCTGCACGCGCAGTTGCAGGCACGCGGCATCACCGCCGTGGCGGTCGCCGGTACGATGACCAATGTCTGCTGCGACAGCACCGCCCGCGACGCCATGATGCTGAACTATCGCACCACCATGGTCTCCGACGCCAATGCCAGCCTGACCGCCGAGGAACACGCCGGCGCCCTGACCCATTTCGCGCTGCAGTTCGGCGACGTCACCACAACCGACGCCCTGGTCGCCCGCTGGCAGGCACCGGCCGGCGCCATCTCCTGCCCTTGA
- a CDS encoding VOC family protein, which yields MTDPFRRPTFGSAVFYDDPFAALDWLEAAFGFERTMVITDAEGKLAHSEMGYGDGYVMIGPIWNDDVASPRQLGGRNTQTVHVQLTDGIDAHCARAEAAGAVIVRPLATQFYGDRTYCARDPEGHVWSFGQTVATVGRAEAEAASGLTIDGWPDQPAGSR from the coding sequence ATGACCGATCCCTTCCGCCGCCCGACCTTCGGGTCGGCCGTGTTCTATGACGATCCGTTCGCCGCCCTCGACTGGCTGGAAGCGGCGTTCGGGTTCGAGCGAACCATGGTGATCACCGATGCCGAGGGCAAACTGGCCCATTCGGAAATGGGCTATGGCGACGGCTATGTCATGATCGGCCCGATCTGGAATGACGACGTCGCAAGCCCCCGGCAGTTGGGCGGCCGCAACACCCAGACGGTTCATGTCCAGTTGACCGACGGCATCGACGCGCATTGCGCCCGCGCCGAAGCGGCCGGGGCGGTGATCGTGCGGCCGCTGGCGACCCAGTTTTATGGCGACCGTACCTATTGCGCCCGCGACCCGGAAGGCCATGTCTGGAGCTTCGGCCAGACCGTGGCCACGGTCGGCCGCGCCGAGGCCGAGGCGGCGAGCGGGTTGACCATCGACGGCTGGCCCGACCAG